The Streptomyces sp. NBC_00670 genome window below encodes:
- a CDS encoding siderophore-interacting protein, whose product MKSRLMDRLLLPARVHAVEQWGPRLRRVTLTGPALAGLTWQPGQHVRLQVAAAPAAVDWLVGTLRTYSVWDYRDQSMELIVFDHGEGPGAQWARTARPGDEVMLLKPQGTFVPDATAAYHLFAGEETAQVSYGPMLRALPDSATVFARLEVDSAGERVDLVPDDRPGTPPTWDLAWSHRDGGSAASSQSLVEAVRALTLPDEPGVAYLAGEARTIQLVRRHLVEERGWPRRSIRTKPFWTPGRKGLD is encoded by the coding sequence GTGAAGAGCCGCCTCATGGACCGCCTCCTCCTCCCTGCCCGGGTACACGCCGTCGAGCAGTGGGGACCACGCCTGCGCCGCGTGACCCTCACCGGCCCCGCGCTGGCCGGTCTCACCTGGCAGCCGGGCCAGCACGTACGCCTCCAGGTCGCGGCCGCGCCGGCTGCCGTCGACTGGCTCGTGGGCACCCTGCGCACCTACTCCGTGTGGGACTACCGCGACCAGTCCATGGAGCTGATCGTGTTCGACCACGGGGAAGGGCCGGGCGCCCAGTGGGCCCGCACCGCCCGGCCGGGCGACGAGGTGATGCTGCTCAAGCCGCAGGGCACCTTCGTCCCGGACGCCACGGCCGCGTACCACCTCTTCGCCGGGGAGGAGACCGCACAGGTCTCCTACGGCCCCATGCTGCGTGCGCTGCCGGACAGCGCCACGGTCTTCGCCCGGCTCGAGGTCGACAGCGCCGGGGAGCGCGTCGACCTGGTTCCGGACGACCGCCCCGGCACGCCTCCCACCTGGGACCTCGCCTGGAGCCACCGCGACGGCGGCTCCGCCGCCTCCTCGCAGTCGCTGGTCGAGGCCGTCCGCGCCCTGACCCTGCCCGACGAACCGGGCGTGGCATACCTGGCGGGCGAGGCCCGGACGATCCAACTCGTCCGCCGCCACCTCGTCGAGGAGCGCGGGTGGCCACGGCGCAGCATCCGCACCAAGCCGTTCTGGACGCCCGGCCGCAAGGGCCTCGACTGA
- a CDS encoding 2'-5' RNA ligase family protein, which yields MRTVELLLDEAADSTVREAWRRLADAGLPSQARHPSPTNSPHLTLAACPELTAPIRWELAEVAARLPLPVRFDGVTRFERPTSVLAWSLELDAALAGLHRRVWEAVVSDSPSEALNPFHRPGRWSPHITLGRTRRAGAFAGRRVPELLPAPPLSARLTLLRSYDTETGTLEVLEPRV from the coding sequence GTGCGCACGGTCGAGCTCTTGTTGGACGAGGCGGCGGACTCGACGGTCCGGGAGGCCTGGCGGCGGCTGGCGGACGCGGGCCTGCCCAGCCAGGCGCGCCACCCCTCACCGACCAACAGCCCGCACCTCACCCTGGCCGCCTGCCCCGAGCTGACCGCCCCGATCCGCTGGGAGCTCGCGGAGGTGGCCGCCCGCCTGCCGCTGCCGGTGCGGTTCGACGGCGTGACCCGCTTCGAGCGGCCCACCTCGGTACTGGCCTGGTCGCTGGAGCTCGACGCCGCGCTGGCCGGCCTGCACCGCCGGGTGTGGGAGGCGGTGGTCTCCGACAGCCCGTCCGAGGCACTCAACCCGTTCCACCGGCCCGGGCGCTGGAGCCCGCACATCACCCTCGGCCGTACCCGCCGGGCGGGCGCCTTCGCCGGCCGCCGCGTCCCCGAACTGCTGCCCGCACCACCGCTGTCGGCCCGTCTCACGCTCCTGCGCAGCTACGACACGGAGACCGGAACCCTGGAGGTGCTGGAGCCCCGGGTGTGA
- a CDS encoding TetR/AcrR family transcriptional regulator translates to MTEHPDEPKPPARRGRRPGRNTTRQAVLDAARRLFATNGFKDTTIRAVAAEAGVDAALVMQFFRSKDELFGAVMSLSPDALTRIAGAFGGPADSVGERVVRAHLDVWEGDGPDGEALRAMLRGAITNTRANTQLREFIEARLSEDAAQFGSDVQDAAIRVALAASMLIGLTVGRQIVRVTLLAEEEREAVVRRMGPALQAVLLPAP, encoded by the coding sequence ATGACCGAGCACCCCGACGAGCCGAAGCCGCCCGCGCGGCGGGGCCGCAGACCTGGACGGAACACGACCCGTCAGGCGGTGCTCGACGCCGCGCGCCGGCTCTTCGCGACGAACGGCTTCAAGGACACGACGATCCGCGCGGTCGCCGCGGAGGCCGGTGTCGACGCCGCGCTCGTGATGCAGTTCTTCCGCTCCAAGGACGAGCTCTTCGGCGCCGTGATGTCGCTGTCCCCGGACGCGCTCACCCGTATCGCGGGCGCCTTCGGCGGCCCCGCCGACTCGGTCGGCGAGCGGGTCGTCCGCGCGCACCTCGACGTCTGGGAGGGTGACGGGCCCGACGGAGAGGCGCTGCGGGCGATGCTGCGCGGAGCGATCACCAACACCCGGGCGAACACGCAGCTCAGGGAGTTCATCGAGGCCCGACTGTCCGAGGACGCGGCGCAGTTCGGCTCGGACGTCCAGGACGCCGCGATCCGCGTCGCCCTGGCGGCGTCCATGCTGATCGGCCTCACCGTCGGACGGCAGATCGTCCGGGTCACGCTGTTGGCCGAGGAGGAGCGCGAAGCGGTCGTCCGACGGATGGGCCCGGCCCTGCAGGCCGTGCTCCTGCCCGCGCCGTAG
- a CDS encoding VOC family protein, which yields MFHLDHLSLAVRDLDDGVRRVHEETGLAHYEGGVFAAGIANTIFPLGGDVYLEVEAATGPAKPDTAAAWFDGLLADGSDRWLFWCLRADTLEEMHAVAERLGGEVARVPGRVQPDGTQRIITTAPGPGRAFDTCWRRGLPNWFYREDPATNPDRGAVGPGERGAAVTRLEIGADPGELRDHIGAETFDRLPLEVVPGRPGVHALTVRTASGREVTLRRDPAEL from the coding sequence ATGTTCCACCTGGATCACCTCTCCCTCGCCGTCCGCGACCTGGACGACGGCGTCCGGCGCGTGCACGAGGAGACCGGTCTCGCCCACTACGAGGGTGGCGTCTTCGCCGCCGGCATCGCGAACACGATCTTCCCGCTGGGCGGAGACGTCTACCTGGAGGTCGAGGCCGCGACGGGACCCGCCAAGCCGGACACGGCGGCCGCGTGGTTCGACGGGCTCCTCGCCGACGGCAGCGACCGATGGCTGTTCTGGTGTCTGCGTGCCGACACCCTCGAGGAGATGCACGCGGTGGCGGAGCGGCTCGGCGGCGAGGTGGCGCGGGTTCCCGGGCGCGTCCAGCCCGACGGCACCCAGCGCATCATCACCACCGCGCCGGGCCCCGGCCGCGCGTTCGACACATGCTGGCGCCGGGGGCTGCCGAACTGGTTCTACCGGGAGGACCCGGCCACCAACCCGGACCGCGGGGCGGTCGGGCCCGGTGAGCGCGGGGCGGCCGTGACCCGGCTGGAGATCGGCGCCGACCCCGGGGAGCTGCGGGACCACATCGGTGCCGAGACCTTCGACCGGCTGCCGCTGGAGGTCGTGCCGGGCCGGCCGGGCGTGCACGCGCTGACGGTGCGCACCGCGTCCGGGCGCGAGGTCACGCTGCGCCGGGACCCTGCCGAGCTGTGA
- a CDS encoding zinc-binding dehydrogenase has translation MRAVRILEHGGPEVMEVAEVPVPAPRAGEVLVRVSAVALNNTDLWTREGAYGRPEDPQARSGWRGPVGFPRIQGADVAGRVVAMGADVDEDLVGRRVVVDPALYDGDGPDAHPVGLMGSERDGGYAEFVTAPAARVHDMTESPLTDDQLAALPTAYGTALGMIERGRLRTGETVLVSGASGGVGLAAVQIARARGARVLAISSGPKTGAVREAGAHEVVDRARDLAERIRAAAPEGIDVVLDVVAGDLVGDGLPLLREGGRWVVAGALGGFRVTFDVRRLYLHNAQVIGSAMHTPTHFRLLMDLARRAGIQPVIAAAFPLDQAARAQEELARRRHVGKIVMHP, from the coding sequence ATGCGCGCGGTACGGATCCTGGAGCACGGGGGGCCGGAGGTCATGGAAGTGGCCGAGGTGCCGGTGCCCGCCCCGCGAGCGGGGGAGGTGCTCGTCCGCGTCAGCGCGGTGGCGCTGAACAACACCGACCTGTGGACCCGGGAAGGCGCCTACGGCCGCCCGGAGGATCCGCAGGCCCGGTCGGGCTGGCGGGGCCCGGTCGGCTTCCCGCGCATCCAGGGCGCCGACGTGGCCGGCCGCGTCGTGGCGATGGGCGCCGACGTGGACGAGGACCTCGTCGGCCGCCGTGTGGTCGTCGACCCCGCCCTCTACGACGGCGACGGCCCGGACGCCCACCCCGTCGGCCTGATGGGGAGCGAACGCGACGGCGGTTACGCCGAGTTCGTGACCGCACCGGCGGCACGTGTGCACGACATGACGGAGTCCCCGCTCACGGACGATCAGCTCGCGGCCCTGCCGACGGCCTACGGCACGGCACTGGGCATGATCGAACGGGGCCGGTTGCGCACGGGGGAGACCGTCCTGGTCTCGGGGGCGTCCGGCGGCGTCGGACTCGCGGCCGTCCAGATCGCCCGGGCGCGCGGCGCGCGGGTGCTCGCCATCAGCAGCGGACCGAAGACCGGCGCGGTACGCGAAGCCGGCGCCCACGAAGTCGTCGACCGCGCCCGTGACCTCGCCGAGCGGATCCGTGCCGCCGCCCCGGAGGGCATCGACGTCGTCCTCGACGTCGTCGCCGGAGACCTGGTGGGCGACGGACTGCCGTTGCTGCGCGAAGGCGGACGGTGGGTCGTCGCCGGCGCGCTCGGCGGCTTCCGGGTGACCTTCGACGTACGCCGTCTCTATCTCCACAACGCCCAGGTGATCGGCTCCGCGATGCACACGCCGACACACTTCCGTCTCCTCATGGACCTGGCCCGGAGGGCCGGGATCCAGCCCGTCATCGCCGCGGCGTTCCCCCTGGACCAGGCCGCCCGGGCGCAGGAGGAACTCGCCCGAAGGCGTCACGTGGGGAAGATCGTGATGCACCCCTGA
- a CDS encoding TetR/AcrR family transcriptional regulator: MGHARPMTPAGRRIVAAAEELFYDRGITAVGVDLIAEHSGVTKRTLYNQFGSKDRLVAAYLSERDQRWRTLVRSTVGACDDPVEAVTAPFEALRAWSGTNTRGCAFVNALAELPDPAHPAHRVATEQKLWLLRLFQELAAEAGCREPDVLAARLLLLHEGALATRLLPLDAVSLSADLARALVRASAPPRHG, translated from the coding sequence ATGGGGCACGCACGGCCCATGACACCGGCGGGCCGCCGCATCGTGGCGGCCGCCGAGGAGCTGTTCTACGACCGGGGCATCACGGCGGTCGGCGTGGATCTGATCGCGGAGCACTCAGGCGTGACCAAGCGGACCCTGTACAACCAGTTCGGCTCGAAGGACCGCCTGGTGGCGGCCTACCTCAGCGAGCGCGACCAGCGTTGGCGGACGCTCGTCCGCTCCACTGTCGGTGCGTGCGACGACCCCGTGGAAGCGGTCACCGCCCCCTTCGAAGCCCTGCGCGCGTGGAGTGGGACCAACACCCGCGGCTGCGCGTTCGTCAACGCGCTGGCCGAGCTGCCCGACCCCGCGCACCCCGCGCACCGCGTCGCCACGGAGCAGAAGCTCTGGCTGCTCCGCCTGTTCCAGGAGCTGGCCGCCGAGGCGGGGTGCCGGGAGCCCGACGTCCTGGCCGCCCGGCTCCTCCTGCTCCACGAGGGCGCCCTCGCGACACGACTGCTCCCGCTCGACGCCGTCTCCCTGAGCGCGGACCTCGCACGCGCCCTGGTACGAGCGAGCGCGCCGCCTCGGCATGGATGA
- a CDS encoding glycoside hydrolase family 43 protein, with protein MKLSRFLSGVAVCALSGVLTVLMSLSAAQPARADQTSLRAADPSVLRVGGTYIGVQSTGGGIAVRQASSTAGLASAPARQIWSDGRGLGEVWAPEIVRDGGRYYVYFSAGRGAAHRMYVISSANPDSGYTTETKLALPDDKWAVDGSLFTFNGQRWFVWSGWAGDTNVEQNLYLVRMSDPSTPTGARYIISQPREPWERVVGNPYINEGPEPIKDPNGQLHLVYSANGSWSEQYCLADLRLRAGGDPTYVWDWYKSNGCLFGSNRATMMSGWDPTLYVNGPGHHTFVLLDGDIATSPPAGPTFPLMFHAVPKGTPYAWENRYWYTGSFTWWGNTTYRRANVPGASTDTGWSLKFFE; from the coding sequence ATGAAGCTTTCCCGCTTTCTCTCCGGCGTCGCCGTCTGCGCACTGTCCGGCGTGCTCACCGTCCTGATGTCACTGTCGGCGGCGCAGCCGGCCCGCGCGGACCAGACGAGCCTGCGGGCCGCCGACCCGAGCGTCCTGCGCGTGGGCGGCACCTACATCGGGGTGCAGTCGACCGGCGGGGGCATCGCCGTGCGGCAGGCCTCCTCCACGGCCGGCCTCGCCTCGGCACCGGCCCGCCAGATCTGGTCGGACGGCCGCGGGCTCGGTGAGGTGTGGGCCCCGGAGATCGTGCGGGACGGCGGACGCTACTACGTCTACTTCTCGGCCGGCCGCGGCGCCGCCCACCGGATGTACGTCATCAGCTCCGCCAACCCCGACAGCGGCTACACCACCGAGACGAAACTGGCGCTGCCGGACGACAAATGGGCCGTCGACGGAAGCCTGTTCACCTTCAACGGGCAGCGCTGGTTCGTCTGGTCCGGCTGGGCCGGCGACACCAACGTCGAACAGAACCTCTACCTCGTCCGGATGAGCGACCCGAGCACGCCGACCGGCGCACGGTACATCATCTCGCAGCCGCGCGAGCCCTGGGAGCGGGTGGTCGGCAACCCGTACATCAACGAGGGACCCGAACCCATCAAGGATCCCAACGGGCAGCTGCACCTCGTGTACTCGGCCAACGGAAGCTGGAGCGAGCAGTACTGCCTCGCCGATCTGAGGCTGCGGGCTGGCGGCGACCCGACGTACGTGTGGGACTGGTACAAGTCCAACGGCTGCCTGTTCGGCTCCAACCGCGCGACCATGATGTCCGGCTGGGACCCGACGCTGTACGTCAACGGCCCCGGCCACCACACCTTCGTCCTCCTCGACGGCGACATCGCCACCAGCCCGCCCGCCGGCCCCACGTTCCCCCTCATGTTCCACGCCGTACCGAAGGGGACGCCCTACGCCTGGGAGAACCGGTACTGGTACACGGGCTCGTTCACCTGGTGGGGCAACACCACGTACCGCCGCGCCAACGTCCCCGGCGCCTCCACCGACACCGGCTGGAGTCTGAAGTTCTTCGAGTAG
- a CDS encoding FAD-dependent oxidoreductase has translation MRKTVHTDTGIAIIGAGLGGLTLARVLQTHGVATTIHEAEPSATTRTQGGLLDIHEDTGQLALRAAGLYEEFRTLVRPGEDAKRVVDRRGTVLLDLPGDAGSARPEVDRGALRRLLIDSLTPGTIRWGHKLTSVRRGAGGGYDLTFADGSHAHADLVVGADGAWSKVRPLLTPAEPRYSGTCFIEIALTADGRDGQDDHDRRAGVAAIGSGTLMAVAPGQGIIAHRHADGQVRGYVALNKPEEWVRSIDFGDRFAGLQHVAAEFDGWSPSLTAFVTGSEAEPWLRPIHALPVGLRWDRVPGVTLLGDAAHLMSPFAGEGANLAMYDGADLAGALVERSDVESALTAYEERLFPRGGAAADRSARNLRLFFGPEAPRSVAALFDPS, from the coding sequence ATGCGGAAGACCGTCCACACCGACACCGGTATTGCCATCATCGGGGCGGGACTGGGCGGACTGACGCTCGCCCGGGTGCTCCAGACCCACGGTGTCGCCACGACGATCCACGAGGCTGAACCCTCGGCCACGACCCGTACCCAGGGCGGCCTGCTCGACATCCACGAGGACACCGGACAGCTCGCGCTTCGCGCGGCCGGCCTGTACGAGGAGTTCCGCACCCTGGTTCGCCCGGGAGAGGACGCCAAGCGCGTGGTCGACCGCCGCGGCACGGTCCTGCTCGACCTGCCCGGGGACGCCGGTTCGGCCCGGCCGGAGGTGGACCGCGGCGCACTCAGGCGCCTGCTCATCGATTCGCTGACGCCCGGAACGATCAGGTGGGGGCACAAGCTCACCTCGGTCCGGCGCGGCGCGGGCGGCGGCTACGACCTGACCTTCGCCGATGGCTCCCACGCACACGCGGACCTCGTCGTCGGCGCGGACGGCGCCTGGTCGAAGGTGCGTCCGCTGCTCACCCCGGCCGAACCCCGGTACAGCGGCACCTGCTTCATCGAGATCGCCCTCACCGCAGACGGCCGGGACGGCCAGGACGACCACGACCGTCGGGCGGGCGTCGCCGCGATCGGCAGCGGCACGCTGATGGCGGTCGCGCCGGGCCAGGGCATCATCGCCCATCGCCACGCCGACGGGCAGGTGCGCGGATACGTCGCGCTGAACAAGCCCGAGGAGTGGGTGCGGTCGATCGACTTCGGCGACCGGTTCGCGGGTCTCCAGCACGTGGCCGCCGAGTTCGACGGCTGGTCGCCGTCGCTCACCGCCTTCGTGACCGGGAGCGAGGCGGAACCGTGGCTCCGCCCCATCCATGCCCTTCCCGTCGGCCTCCGGTGGGACAGGGTTCCGGGCGTGACGCTCCTCGGCGACGCCGCGCATCTGATGTCGCCCTTCGCCGGCGAGGGCGCGAACCTCGCCATGTACGACGGCGCGGACCTGGCGGGCGCGTTGGTGGAACGATCCGACGTCGAGTCCGCGCTCACCGCCTACGAGGAGCGGCTGTTCCCGCGCGGCGGCGCCGCCGCCGACCGCTCGGCGCGGAACCTGCGGCTCTTCTTCGGCCCGGAGGCACCGCGGAGTGTGGCGGCCCTGTTCGATCCCTCCTGA
- a CDS encoding TetR/AcrR family transcriptional regulator, with product MSDEVEVSAPRKRNRWGEGERLRGEILAAASRLLSELGGEDGLTIRGVARAAGIAPASIYQHFTDRAALVAGLTAHEFVRLRVAMETAEGRVDPGDAVGRVRAMMHATCRFAVDNPGHYRLMTAGGPPRTAPGVRPSGPLYDVIDLLVAGFARCAEAGVPLRVSAERAAVIAFVGAHGRVALFPQSAEHNDADSVQAFVDEFVSLLFA from the coding sequence GTGTCGGACGAGGTCGAGGTCAGTGCCCCGCGCAAGCGCAACCGCTGGGGAGAGGGCGAGCGGCTGCGCGGGGAGATCCTCGCCGCGGCCAGCCGGTTGCTGTCCGAACTCGGCGGGGAGGACGGCCTGACCATCCGCGGTGTCGCCCGCGCCGCCGGGATCGCACCGGCCAGCATCTACCAGCACTTCACCGACCGTGCCGCGCTCGTCGCGGGCCTGACCGCGCACGAGTTCGTCCGGCTGCGCGTCGCGATGGAGACGGCCGAGGGCCGCGTGGACCCGGGCGACGCCGTGGGGCGCGTGCGGGCGATGATGCACGCCACCTGCCGGTTCGCGGTGGACAATCCGGGTCACTACCGGCTGATGACGGCCGGCGGTCCCCCTCGGACCGCGCCCGGCGTCCGTCCGTCCGGGCCGCTGTACGACGTGATCGACCTACTCGTCGCCGGCTTCGCGCGCTGCGCCGAGGCGGGGGTCCCACTGCGCGTGTCGGCCGAGCGGGCCGCCGTCATCGCGTTCGTCGGCGCGCACGGTCGCGTCGCCCTCTTCCCGCAGTCCGCCGAGCACAACGACGCGGACTCCGTACAGGCGTTCGTCGACGAGTTCGTTTCCCTCCTTTTCGCCTGA
- a CDS encoding CocE/NonD family hydrolase: MTHTGLLAGPISGLRYETPTHRGLTGPQGEFRYEDGERVAFLVGAVPIGNALARPRLNLAQIVARVDGDLAKLRDPGLTNIARFVFTLGRTAVRDHGTHLAPEVHRIVGRRPVDFRHDADFQGTGAVDKLRAFTDDPVLVQLLRDLNEAGVFEDTEPRTWCTPASARNEVRRNALGILRFRDVEIPLRDGGHVLADVFRPAGPGTHPVVLGSGPYGKAFNHHSIATAADLQAHEVMEDDYFSGNPGGQAFENHETVNTASWVPDGYVVVRADMPGAGNSPGRLAPWGIAGAEALRDCIEWAGTQPWSNGNVGTWGMSYLAMNQHQAASLHPEHLKAMIAIGTDVDLYEEVAYNGGIFNEQFWSVWKASGIEPAIVGEPDMVDFVETLKNSPFRDTDPDAVFGPRAELFMSPDLSGVTVPLWAVAATTHSAHFHQLGGANAYLATPTPHKKLDLWDDWFQKAYAEETTAAHKAFFDHWLKGIDNGIMDVPPVRLEIRTGNGAAVIRHESAWPVEHTDYRRWYFDTATAQAPVAQQDRRFHLLATAPPATAGHASYSAEIALVPPATGAALRVDPASAASDPHATGISFLSAPLAADVVLAGYGKAGLVVSSTHHDMDLYLSVRVIDENGHEVDFTGLATSGFGDRPIPLMKGWLKVSHRRIDEERTTEYTVKHTHREADYAPLADGEEVEVEIELIPSTGLLRKGQRIRVDIQPYDGVAHGMHHAYDPAYHDGATNTVHTGPTRLGYLQLPFIREDFERTEGPGGQGG, translated from the coding sequence ATGACGCACACAGGTCTTCTGGCCGGCCCGATCAGCGGTCTCCGGTACGAGACGCCGACCCACCGGGGGCTCACGGGCCCGCAGGGCGAGTTCCGCTACGAGGACGGGGAGCGCGTCGCGTTCCTGGTGGGAGCGGTGCCCATCGGCAACGCCCTCGCGCGCCCGCGGCTCAACCTCGCGCAGATCGTCGCCCGCGTCGACGGCGACCTCGCCAAACTGCGCGACCCGGGGCTGACGAACATCGCCCGCTTCGTGTTCACCCTCGGTCGCACGGCCGTCCGCGACCACGGCACACATCTCGCACCGGAGGTGCACCGCATCGTCGGCCGCCGGCCGGTCGACTTCCGCCACGACGCCGACTTCCAGGGCACGGGAGCCGTCGACAAGCTCCGCGCGTTCACCGACGACCCGGTGCTCGTCCAGCTCCTGCGCGACCTGAACGAGGCCGGTGTCTTCGAGGACACCGAGCCGCGGACCTGGTGCACCCCGGCGAGCGCCCGCAACGAGGTCCGCCGCAACGCCCTGGGCATCCTGCGGTTCCGCGACGTCGAGATCCCCCTGCGCGACGGCGGTCACGTCCTCGCGGACGTCTTCCGCCCCGCCGGACCGGGCACCCACCCGGTCGTCCTCGGCTCAGGGCCTTACGGCAAGGCCTTCAACCACCACTCCATCGCCACCGCGGCGGACCTCCAAGCGCACGAGGTGATGGAGGACGACTACTTCTCGGGCAACCCCGGCGGGCAGGCGTTCGAGAACCACGAGACCGTCAACACCGCCTCCTGGGTCCCCGACGGATACGTGGTCGTGCGCGCCGACATGCCCGGCGCCGGCAACTCCCCCGGACGGCTCGCCCCGTGGGGCATCGCCGGGGCCGAGGCCCTGCGCGACTGCATCGAGTGGGCCGGCACCCAGCCGTGGTCCAACGGCAACGTCGGCACCTGGGGCATGTCCTACCTCGCGATGAACCAGCACCAGGCCGCCAGTCTGCACCCCGAGCACCTCAAGGCGATGATCGCCATCGGCACGGACGTGGACCTCTACGAGGAGGTCGCCTACAACGGCGGCATCTTCAACGAGCAGTTCTGGTCCGTCTGGAAGGCCTCCGGCATCGAGCCCGCGATCGTCGGGGAGCCCGACATGGTTGACTTCGTCGAGACCCTGAAGAACAGCCCCTTCCGCGACACCGACCCCGACGCCGTCTTCGGGCCACGGGCGGAACTCTTCATGAGCCCCGACCTGTCCGGTGTCACCGTCCCGCTCTGGGCGGTCGCCGCGACGACCCACTCCGCCCACTTCCACCAACTCGGCGGCGCCAACGCCTATCTGGCCACCCCGACGCCGCACAAGAAGCTCGACCTGTGGGACGACTGGTTCCAGAAGGCCTACGCCGAGGAGACCACCGCCGCCCACAAGGCCTTCTTCGACCACTGGCTCAAGGGAATCGACAACGGGATCATGGACGTGCCGCCCGTACGCCTGGAGATACGGACCGGGAACGGCGCCGCCGTCATCCGCCACGAGAGCGCCTGGCCCGTCGAGCACACCGACTACCGGCGCTGGTACTTCGACACCGCGACCGCGCAGGCACCGGTAGCCCAGCAGGACCGACGCTTCCACCTGCTCGCGACGGCCCCACCGGCCACGGCCGGCCACGCCTCCTACTCCGCCGAGATCGCCCTCGTTCCCCCCGCCACCGGAGCGGCCCTGCGCGTCGACCCCGCCTCCGCCGCATCCGACCCGCACGCGACGGGCATCTCCTTCCTCAGCGCCCCGCTGGCCGCCGACGTGGTCCTCGCCGGATACGGGAAGGCTGGACTGGTGGTTTCCTCCACCCACCACGACATGGACCTCTACCTGTCGGTACGGGTCATCGACGAGAACGGCCACGAAGTCGACTTCACCGGACTGGCCACAAGCGGCTTCGGCGACCGGCCCATCCCGTTGATGAAGGGCTGGCTGAAGGTCTCGCACCGCCGGATCGACGAAGAACGCACCACCGAGTACACCGTCAAGCACACCCACCGCGAAGCCGACTACGCGCCGCTCGCCGACGGCGAGGAGGTAGAGGTCGAGATCGAGCTGATCCCCAGCACCGGGCTGCTCAGGAAGGGACAGCGCATCCGCGTCGACATACAGCCCTACGACGGCGTCGCCCACGGCATGCACCACGCCTACGACCCCGCTTACCACGACGGCGCCACCAACACCGTCCACACCGGGCCGACGCGTCTTGGCTACCTCCAACTGCCCTTCATACGCGAAGACTTCGAGCGCACGGAGGGGCCAGGCGGGCAGGGCGGATGA
- a CDS encoding VOC family protein, whose translation MTFTLTSLIMDAADPEEESSFWHRLLGGTLTRTPTHHFVRTDGLPVLVIQHSPGHVPPRWPDGAPQQMHFDLAVDDAVTSDERVLDAGGLRLRPAHGVTGAARPGSGVYASPAGHPFCLRWA comes from the coding sequence ATGACCTTCACCCTGACCTCACTGATCATGGACGCCGCGGATCCGGAGGAGGAGAGCTCCTTCTGGCACCGGCTGCTCGGCGGCACTCTCACCAGGACGCCGACGCACCACTTCGTGAGGACCGACGGTCTTCCCGTGCTCGTGATCCAGCACTCTCCCGGGCACGTGCCACCGCGCTGGCCCGACGGCGCCCCGCAGCAGATGCACTTCGACCTCGCCGTCGACGACGCGGTGACGTCCGACGAGCGCGTCCTCGATGCCGGCGGCCTGCGGCTGCGACCGGCACACGGGGTCACCGGCGCCGCCCGCCCGGGTTCCGGGGTGTACGCCAGCCCGGCGGGGCACCCGTTCTGCCTCCGCTGGGCCTGA